The following proteins are co-located in the Salvelinus sp. IW2-2015 unplaced genomic scaffold, ASM291031v2 Un_scaffold86, whole genome shotgun sequence genome:
- the LOC112068129 gene encoding UI — protein sequence MKPVPLILLLAXVLLSSHIPPSVCRPRDLAMFDGHGYKSQLEEVLLKAGDNAVSYLIGEKILRYLQRNPRLQAGLPPQFPFEVTPLGTRGLGHLARSLPPLEEQRALEEGNSLEDFVELTKRNDDPPISIDLTFHLLRNMIEMARIESQKEQAELNRKYLDEVGK from the coding sequence ATGAAGCCTGTTCCCTTGATCCTGCTCCTTGCCAYTGTTCTCCTCAGCTCTCACATCCCCCCCAGTGTCTGTCGACCACGGGACCTGGCAATGTTCGACGGCCACGGCTACAAGAGTCAGCTGGAGGAGGTGTTGCTGAAGGCTGGTGATAACGCAGTTTCCTACCTTATAGGAGAAAAGATACTGAGGTATTTGCAAAGAAATCCCCGGTTGCAGGCAGGTCTCCCGCCACAATTTCCCTTTGAGGTGACGCCCCTGGGCACGAGGGGTCTTGGTCACCTGGCGCGCAGTTTGCCGCCCTTGGAGGAGCAGCGCGCGCTTGAGGAGGGCAACAGCCTGGAAGACTTCGTGGAGCTGACCAAGAGAAACGATGACCCCCCAATTTCAATCGACCTCACTTTCCACCTTCTGAGAAATATGATCGAAATGGCGAGGATCGAGAGCCAGAAGGAGCAAGCGGAGTTAAACCGCAAGTATCTGGATGAAGTTGGAAAGTGA